In the genome of Capra hircus breed San Clemente chromosome 5, ASM170441v1, whole genome shotgun sequence, one region contains:
- the STK38L gene encoding serine/threonine-protein kinase 38-like, whose translation MAMTAGSTTTFPMSNHTRERVTVAKLTLENFYSNLILQHEERETRQKKLEVAMEEEGLADEEKKLRRSQHARKETEFLRLKRTRLGLDDFESLKVIGRGAFGEVRLVQKKDTGHIYAMKILRKADMLEKEQVAHIRAERDILVEADGAWVVKMFYSFQDKRNLYLIMEFLPGGDMMTLLMKKDTLTEEETQFYISETVLAIDAIHQLGFIHRDIKPDNLLLDAKGHVKLSDFGLCTGLKKAHRTEFYRNLTHNPPSDFSFQNMNSKRKAETWKKNRRQLAYSTVGTPDYIAPEVFMQTGYNKLCDWWSLGVIMYEMLIGYPPFCSETPQETYRKVMNWKETLVFPPEVPISEKAKDLILRFCIDSENRIGNSGVEEIKSHPFFEGVDWGHIRERPAAIPIEIKSIDDTSNFDDFPESDILQPVPNTTEPDYKSKDWVFLNYTYKRFEGLTQRGSIPTYMKAGKL comes from the exons ATGGCAATGACGGCAGGGTCTACAACCACCTTTCCTATGAGCAACCACACCCGGGAAAGAGTGACTGTCGCCAAGCTCACATTGGAGAATTTTTACAGCAACCTGATTTTACAGCATGAAGAGAGAGAAACCAG gcagaagaaattaGAAGTGGCTATGGAAGAAGAAGGATTAGCAGATGAAGAG aaaaagttACGCCGATCACAGCATGCTCGCAAGGAGACAGAGTTTTTACGGCTCAAGCGGACCAGACTTGGCCTGGATGACTTTGAGTCTCTGAAAGTTATAGGAAGAGGAGCGTTCGGAGAG GTGCGGCTGGTCCAGAAGAAAGATACAGGCCATATCTATGCAATGAAGATATTGAGAAAAGCTGATATGCTTGAAAAAGAGCAG GTGGCCCATATCCGAGCAGAAAGAGATATTTTGGTAGAAGCAGATGGTGCCTGGGTGGTGAAgatgttttacagttttcaagACAAGAGGAACCTTTATCTAATCATGGAATTTCTCCCTGGAG GTGACATGATGACATTGCTAATGAAGAAGGATACTTTGACAGAAGAGGAAACACAGTTCTACATTTCAGAGACTGTTCTGGCAATAGATGCGATCCACCAGTTGGGTTTCATCCATCGGGATATTAAACCAGACAACCTTTTGTTAGATGCCAAG gGTCACGTAAAATTATCTGATTTTGGTTTGTGCACGGGATTAAAGAAGGCTCATAGGACTGAATTCTACAGAAATCTTACCCACAATCCACCAAGTGACTTCT CATTCCAGAACATGAACTCAAAGAGGAAAGCAGAAACGTGGAAGAAGAATAGGAGACAACTG GCATATTCAACAGTTGGGACACCAGATTACATTGCTCCAGAAGTATTCATGCAGACTGGTTACAACAAATTGTGTGACTGGTGGTCTTTGGGAGTAATTATGTATGAAATGCTAATAG GATATCCACCTTTCTGCTCTGAAACACCTCAAGAAACATACAGGAAAGTGATGAACTGGAAAGAAACTCTGGTATTTCCTCCAGAGGTGCCTATATCTGAGAAAGCCAAGGACTTAATTCTTAG gTTTTGTATTGATTCTGAAAATAGAATTGGGAATAGTGgagtagaagaaataaaaagtcatCCTTTTTTTGAAGGTGTCGACTGGGGGCACATCAG GGAAAGGCCAGCAGCAATCCCTATAGAAATCAAAAGCATTGACGATACATCAAATTTCGATGACTTTCCTGAATCTGATATTTTACAACCAG TGCCAAACACCACGGAACCGGACTACAAATCCAAAGACTGGGTTTTTCTCAATTATACCTATAAAAGGTTTGAAGGGTTGACTCAGCGTGGCTCTATCCCCACCTACATGAAGGCTGGGAAATTATGA